A window of Rhododendron vialii isolate Sample 1 chromosome 11a, ASM3025357v1 contains these coding sequences:
- the LOC131308257 gene encoding AP-1 complex subunit sigma-2-like isoform X3 — MIHFVLLFSRQGKVRLTKWYSPYSQKERTKVIRELSGLILPRGPKLCHFVEWRGFKVVYRRYASLYFCMCINQDDNELEVLEIIHLFVEVLDRYFGSVCELDLIFNFHKDSLVETAKEEASSISNIIVQATK, encoded by the exons ATG ATTCACTTTGTGCTTCTCTTTAGCCGACAAGGAAAGGTGAGGTTGACAAAGTGGTACTCACCTTATTCCCAGAAGGAAAGAACTAAG GTCATTCGAGAGCTCAGTGGTTTAATTCTCCCAAGAGGCCCAAAGCTTTGCCACTTTGTGGAGTGGAGGGGTTTTAAAGTCGTTTATAGAAG ATATGCGAGCCTGTATTTTTGCATGTGCATCAATCAGGATGACAATGAGTTGGAGGTCCTTGAAATTATTCACCTCTTTGTTGAAGTACTTGACCGCTACTTTGGAAGT GTCTGCGAGTTGGACTTGATCTTTAACTTCCACAAG GATTCTTTGGTGGAGACAGCTAAAGAGGAGGCAAGTTCGATTAGCAATATAATTGTGCAAGCAACCAAATGA
- the LOC131308257 gene encoding AP-1 complex subunit sigma-1-like isoform X1, translating to MIHFVLLFSRQGKVRLTKWYSPYSQKERTKVIRELSGLILPRGPKLCHFVEWRGFKVVYRRYASLYFCMCINQDDNELEVLEIIHLFVEVLDRYFGSVCELDLIFNFHKKNWQAYFILDELLIAGELQESSKKTVARLIAAQDSLVETAKEEASSISNIIVQATK from the exons ATG ATTCACTTTGTGCTTCTCTTTAGCCGACAAGGAAAGGTGAGGTTGACAAAGTGGTACTCACCTTATTCCCAGAAGGAAAGAACTAAG GTCATTCGAGAGCTCAGTGGTTTAATTCTCCCAAGAGGCCCAAAGCTTTGCCACTTTGTGGAGTGGAGGGGTTTTAAAGTCGTTTATAGAAG ATATGCGAGCCTGTATTTTTGCATGTGCATCAATCAGGATGACAATGAGTTGGAGGTCCTTGAAATTATTCACCTCTTTGTTGAAGTACTTGACCGCTACTTTGGAAGT GTCTGCGAGTTGGACTTGATCTTTAACTTCCACAAG AAAAATTGGCAGGCTTATTTTATACTGGATGAGCTTTTGATTGCTGGTGAACTTCAAGAGTCTAGCAAGAAAACAGTTGCACGTCTGATAGCGGCACAG GATTCTTTGGTGGAGACAGCTAAAGAGGAGGCAAGTTCGATTAGCAATATAATTGTGCAAGCAACCAAATGA
- the LOC131307792 gene encoding sucrose transport protein-like gives MEHGAIVSTTSASGVDAPNVPVGKLILVSSIAAGVQFGWALQLSLLTPYVQTLGVPHVWSSFIWLCGPLSGLLVQPTVGYFSDRCTSKFGRRRPFIVSGAVLVAVAVFLIGFAADMGRIFGDSATEKMKPRAVALFVVGFWMLDVANNTLQGPCRAFLADLCGSNHSKISASNAFFSFFMAVGNVLGYAAGSYSKLYKILPFTKTEACDIYCANLKMCFICSILFLIILTTIAVTIVKETPITQEDVNNGSESMPFFGQLCSSLKTLPKPMWILFAVTALNWIGWFPFTLYDTDWMGREIYGGNPDGNAAQAKLYDQGVSAGSLGLMVYAVTLGLMSLAIEPMAKCLGHVKRVWGLGNLVLAICLAMMVVVTKIADKARGAAVQPPDSNIKASAIAIFAVLGIPQAVTYSIPFALASIYSSSSGSGQGLSLGLLNVSICIPQMFVAVVVGPLDAAFGGGNLPGFVLGAIVAAASAICAFTILPSSAQKNA, from the exons atggAACACGGAGCGATAGTCAGCACCACCTCCGCCTCCGGAGTAGATGCCCCCAACGTCCCGGTCGGGAAACTAATCCTTGTATCGTCGATCGCCGCCGGTGTCCAGTTTGGGTGGGCCTTACAGCTCTCCCTCCTGACACCTTATGTGCAGACTCTTGGTGTCCCCCATGTATGGTCTAGCTTTATCTGGCTCTGTGGGCCCCTTTCAGGCCTACTTGTCCAACCCACTGTTGGTTACTTCAGTGACCGATGCACCTCGAAGTTCGGCCGCCGCCGCCCCTTCATTGTCTCTGGCGCAGTCCTGGTCGCCGTCGCGGTCTTCCTCATCGGCTTCGCAGCCGACATGGGGAGAATCTTCGGCGACTCAGCCACAGAAAAAATGAAACCACGAGCAGTCGCGCTGTTCGTGGTTGGATTTTGGATGTTGGACGTGGCGAACAACACCTTGCAAGGGCCGTGCCGAGCCTTCCTGGCCGATCTGTGCGGGTCCAACCACTCGAAGATCAGCGCATCGAACGcattcttctcctttttcatgGCCGTCGGAAACGTCTTGGGATACGCAGCGGGATCCTACTCTAAGCTGTACAAAATACTGCCCTTCACGAAAACCGAGGCGTGCGACATCTACTGCGCCAACCTTAAAATGTGCTTCATTTGCTCCATCCTCTTCTTGATTATCCTAACCACAATTGCAGTCACGATAGTGAAAGAAACACCGATAACGCAGGAAGATGTCAACAACGGATCCGAATCGATGCCATTTTTCGGGCAGCTTTGCTCCTCGCTCAAAACCCTGCCAAAGCCGATGTGGATTTTGTTCGCGGTGACCGCGTTGAACTGGATCGGTTGGTTCCCATTCACATTGTACGATACCGACTGGATGGGCAGGGAGATCTACGGTGGCAACCCCGATGGTAACGCTGCCCAGGCCAAGCTGTACGATCAAGGAGTGAGCGCGGGATCGCTCGGGCTAATGGTGTACGCCGTGACCCTGGGACTCATGTCTTTGGCAATTGAGCCGATGGCGAAATGCCTGGGTCACGTGAAACGGGTGTGGGGACTTGGAAACCTGGTGTTGGCGATATGCCTGgcgatgatggtggtggtgacgaAGATTGCTGACAAAGCCCGTGGCGCAGCCGTTCAGCCGCCGGATTCCAACATCAAGGCCTCCGCCATTGCTATTTTTGCCGTCCTGGGTATCCCACAAGCG GTGACTTATAGCATTCCATTTGCTCTAGCTTCAATATATTCTAGTAGTTCAGGATCCGGCCAAG GGCTTTCTTTGGGGCTCTTGAACGTTTCAATTTGCATTCCACAG ATGTTCGTTGCGGTGGTGGTTGGGCCGTTGGACGCTGCGTTCGGAGGTGGTAACCTTCCGGGGTTTGTATTGGGAGCCATTGTAGCCGCCGCGAGTGCAATTTGCGCATTCACAATTCTCCCATCATCGGCCCAGAAGAATGCCTAA
- the LOC131308257 gene encoding AP-1 complex subunit sigma-2-like isoform X2, with product MIHFVLLFSRQGKVRLTKWYSPYSQKERTKVIRELSGLILPRGPKLCHFVEWRGFKVVYRRYASLYFCMCINQDDNELEVLEIIHLFVEVLDRYFGSVCELDLIFNFHKAYFILDELLIAGELQESSKKTVARLIAAQDSLVETAKEEASSISNIIVQATK from the exons ATG ATTCACTTTGTGCTTCTCTTTAGCCGACAAGGAAAGGTGAGGTTGACAAAGTGGTACTCACCTTATTCCCAGAAGGAAAGAACTAAG GTCATTCGAGAGCTCAGTGGTTTAATTCTCCCAAGAGGCCCAAAGCTTTGCCACTTTGTGGAGTGGAGGGGTTTTAAAGTCGTTTATAGAAG ATATGCGAGCCTGTATTTTTGCATGTGCATCAATCAGGATGACAATGAGTTGGAGGTCCTTGAAATTATTCACCTCTTTGTTGAAGTACTTGACCGCTACTTTGGAAGT GTCTGCGAGTTGGACTTGATCTTTAACTTCCACAAG GCTTATTTTATACTGGATGAGCTTTTGATTGCTGGTGAACTTCAAGAGTCTAGCAAGAAAACAGTTGCACGTCTGATAGCGGCACAG GATTCTTTGGTGGAGACAGCTAAAGAGGAGGCAAGTTCGATTAGCAATATAATTGTGCAAGCAACCAAATGA